Proteins encoded by one window of Glycine soja cultivar W05 chromosome 15, ASM419377v2, whole genome shotgun sequence:
- the LOC114386683 gene encoding DNA-repair protein XRCC1-like, with protein sequence MPDNHSGTSTKLLIQSQVLYSIIYTSAYCCFLSTPPSAYTTQKQTERFHIRRSSKKFQIWYFGTLHVVVLTMSDTGRSANNNGSKRSLPSCTSARENESENSAKKPNLDGKGEKFGEAETPNKSKVQNQNGGKSSASCLESKSFNKLLEGVVFVLSGFVNPERGMLRSRAMEMGAEYKPDWNSDCTLLVCAFPNTPKFRQVEADCGTIVSKVWIIECYTQRKLIEIDSYLLHAGKPWCKGNGSIEVNEDKKPSVPKKSPKHIEREQLSTSTASLKSKGKDPDVARKCFEPLEVKKWVIDDLNKTIQWLENQEEKPDPSELTKIAAEGILTCLQDAICSLEEKQDIRKGTEDWMFLPRVVEELAKFDVEGNKGSLLKEELQRRALDCKRIYEEELNGLDHERKTNTKVNKEQTSKTRRTNAMSSGAVEYDSDETIEMTEQEIDLAYKTLSSNICHL encoded by the exons ATGCCCGATAACCACTCCGGCACGTCCACCAAGTTGTTAATTCAGTCACAAGTACTTTATTCAATAATATATACTTCGGCTTACTGCTGTTTCCTTTCGACACCACCCAGTGCCTACACAACACAGAAGCAAACCGAACGGTTTCACATCAGACGCAGCAGCAAAAA GTTTCAAATTTGGTACTTTGGCACCCTCCACGTAGTAGTTCTCACCATGTCCGACACTGGAAGAAGTGCCAACAACAATGGTTCCAAGCGGAGCCTGCCATCATGCACGAGTGCAAGGGAAAATGAGAGCGAAAACAGTGCAAAGAAACCAAATTTGGATGGCAAAGGTGAGAAATTCGGTGAAGCCGAGACACCCAACAAGAGCAAAGTCCAAAATCAAAATGGTGGAAAATCTTCCGCCTCATGTTTGGAATCTAAAAGCTTCAACAAGCTTCTG GAAGGGGTGGTTTTTGTGCTTTCAGGGTTTGTGAATCCGGAGAGGGGCATGTTGAGGTCACGAGCGATGGAAATGGGAGCAGAATATAAGCCTGATTGGAACTCTGATTGCACTCTCTTGGTTTGTGCTTTTCCAAATACCCCTAAGTTTAGACAAGTTGAAGCTGATTGTGGAACCATTGTGTCAAAG GTTTGGATAATAGAGTGTTACACCCAAAGGAAGCTGATTGAAATTGACAGTTACCTTTTGCATGCTGGGAAACCATGGTGCAAAGGAAATGGATCAATTGAAGTAAATGAAG ATAAGAAACCATCTGTACCCAAAAAATCACCGAAGCACATTGAAAGAGAACAGCTTTCAACATCAACTGCCTCCCTAAAATCAAAG GGAAAAGACCCCGATGTTGCTAGGAAATGCTTTGAGCCTTTGGAAGTGAAAAAGTGGGtcattgatgatttgaataaaacaattcaGTGGCTGGAAAATCAAGAAGAAAAG CCAGACCCTAGTGAGTTGACAAAAATAGCTGCAGAGGGGATTCTAACTTGTTTGCAAGATGCAATATGTTCTCTAGAGGAAAAACAG GACATCCGGAAAGGGACTGAGGACTGGATGTTCTTACCTCGGGTTGTTGAGGAGCTTGCAAAGTTTGATGTAGAAGGCAACAAGGGCTCATTGTTAAAGGAAGAACTTCAAAGACGGGCTTTGGATTGTAAGCGTATTTATGAGGAGGAACTAAATGGTTTAGATCATGAAAGGAAAACGAATACAAAGGTAAATAAAGAACAGACGAGCAAAACTAGAAGAACAAATGCCATGTCTTCTGGTGCAGTTGAGTATGATAGTGATGAGACAATTGAGATGACTGAACAAGAAATAGACCTTGCATATAAGACTTTGTCCTCTAACATTTGCCACTTGTGA